The following coding sequences are from one Candidatus Nitrohelix vancouverensis window:
- a CDS encoding glycosyltransferase family 39 protein translates to MQRLAGPIRLAATAGDLYVMMALLNDRKFQLIFLVYSMILLFWGRQLDGGLTNFDDAFYAQKATEIFSSKSLWLVTYHGNPSFENPPLIFWMMALGYKMFGVSTYAAIFFPALLGLGTVLTTYAFARNLYGDWVAFFSAIVLIFPGMFLDGARRAMLDVPLAFFVTAALFAFWKARSNPKYFLLYGLFTAFGVWTKSVLGFFPLVIGFVYLLCGGGWRGLLNKGFWAGAVVGVSAGSIWYIVNWLEYGDYFYQSHFGRPHMTLFGASFGTGGDILFFLGYIRDFWKTHWPWFPLAVAGLYVFGRKAWKEKDEKALLLFLWPVVVFAIMSLSANQTLRYLFMIFPPLAIVTAKFIGDWATPVWRDRLVCIGMGSVMAGAIVINSTPAEIKVTLKPSSVEVRLLSRIINLNVDPGGMLYSYKLSKWNPRHAVVFYTDRYFEYPISDPEELFETIKKNPRSTWLTATFRWKELDAAYPGKFYLIQAEKTYAYFTSMENRKNVIYDFSAREVTAVR, encoded by the coding sequence TTGCAACGACTTGCTGGGCCGATACGGCTCGCGGCAACGGCGGGAGACCTCTACGTTATGATGGCTTTGTTGAACGACCGTAAGTTTCAGCTTATTTTTCTCGTTTATTCGATGATCCTGTTGTTCTGGGGGCGCCAGCTGGATGGGGGGCTGACCAATTTCGACGACGCGTTTTACGCGCAAAAAGCCACGGAAATTTTTAGCTCAAAAAGTCTGTGGCTGGTGACCTATCATGGCAACCCTTCTTTTGAAAACCCTCCTCTGATTTTCTGGATGATGGCGCTGGGCTATAAGATGTTTGGCGTGTCGACCTACGCGGCTATATTTTTTCCAGCATTGTTGGGATTGGGAACGGTTTTAACGACTTATGCGTTCGCGCGCAACTTATATGGCGACTGGGTGGCGTTTTTCTCGGCAATCGTTCTTATTTTCCCGGGGATGTTTCTTGATGGCGCGCGCCGGGCTATGTTGGACGTCCCGCTTGCTTTTTTTGTCACGGCGGCCTTGTTCGCCTTCTGGAAGGCGCGTTCGAATCCAAAGTATTTTTTATTGTATGGCTTGTTCACCGCCTTCGGCGTGTGGACCAAAAGTGTACTTGGGTTTTTCCCCCTGGTCATCGGTTTTGTTTATTTGTTATGTGGTGGAGGCTGGCGCGGACTACTCAATAAAGGTTTTTGGGCGGGCGCAGTGGTCGGCGTTTCTGCCGGATCGATCTGGTATATCGTCAATTGGTTGGAGTATGGCGACTATTTTTATCAGAGCCATTTTGGTCGTCCGCATATGACCTTGTTTGGAGCCAGTTTTGGAACCGGAGGCGATATTCTATTTTTTCTTGGATACATCAGGGATTTCTGGAAAACCCATTGGCCCTGGTTTCCTTTAGCGGTGGCGGGACTTTATGTATTTGGACGGAAGGCGTGGAAGGAAAAGGATGAAAAGGCTCTGCTGTTGTTTTTATGGCCGGTCGTTGTGTTCGCGATCATGAGCTTGAGCGCGAATCAGACCTTGCGTTATCTATTCATGATTTTTCCGCCTCTTGCGATTGTGACGGCTAAGTTTATTGGAGACTGGGCGACTCCTGTGTGGCGGGATCGTCTGGTTTGCATCGGGATGGGTTCTGTGATGGCGGGAGCTATTGTCATCAATTCGACTCCCGCAGAAATCAAGGTGACCTTGAAACCCAGTAGCGTTGAGGTACGGCTTTTATCCCGAATCATCAATCTGAACGTTGACCCGGGCGGTATGCTGTATTCCTACAAATTATCGAAGTGGAATCCCCGTCATGCGGTTGTGTTTTATACGGATCGTTATTTTGAATACCCTATCAGCGATCCTGAAGAATTATTTGAGACCATTAAAAAGAATCCCCGGTCGACCTGGTTGACGGCGACCTTTCGCTGGAAAGAACTGGATGCGGCCTATCCGGGGAAGTTTTATTTGATTCAGGCGGAGAAAACATACGCTTATTTCACGTCGATGGAAAATCGTAAGAACGTGATTTATGATTTTTCTGCCAGGGAAGTCACCGCGGTGCGTTGA
- a CDS encoding glycosyltransferase family 39 protein gives MQHSSPASRTSELLLAATLALISLFAFSYSIDAVPPYHTDENFYVESVKNMTASGDYITPVYHEKKRFAKPILYYWLVAASYKLFGADHASARLVSALSGALCVFVTFLLARRLFDSRTAFISASILPGLYLHAQISRWAITDMTVALFILTSLYCFIRAVDTEKIHAGWIYGFYIFIGLGFMTKGPPALLIPAATLATFFALRRDASLLKPLRIFQGLTLVIAMNLPWFTTMFLLHGDEFSDHILGAEIRDRVMHDLPFSFYYFGVLFRYHLPWSLFTLAALIFWFTPQTETDPSTLKDSLFLRIKNRAGGLLEDSNKSLLFCLAWVVAPTLIFTLFRIEHSRYLLPLSPALAMITGYFLCQLADSKQISNAYFKYPFVATLGIYMILAFAGGVALWTIQPLFEVPLSVIFMPLCLGLGSLVLWRMHRKGERFRLVLSLAFLQIIFLGLLNGAAHPFLDRYPMKHFSEIIRAQGNGDEKITAYQLGSHRARLGIMTGQMAINVEDVQEIVNVAASPQPGFVVLREEDWNTHFQSLPLKIIARDTGWKKGGKKGPLIKAIWQEGILSQKDNLLETYFLLGLK, from the coding sequence ATGCAACACAGCTCACCCGCATCCAGAACATCAGAACTCTTGCTGGCGGCGACTCTTGCGCTTATCTCGTTATTCGCCTTCAGTTATAGCATCGACGCGGTTCCTCCTTACCATACCGACGAAAATTTTTACGTCGAGTCGGTGAAAAACATGACGGCAAGCGGCGATTATATCACGCCGGTTTACCACGAGAAAAAACGTTTCGCCAAACCCATCCTTTACTACTGGCTGGTCGCCGCAAGTTATAAATTGTTTGGCGCCGATCACGCCTCGGCGCGTCTGGTTTCCGCCTTGTCCGGCGCGCTCTGTGTCTTCGTGACATTTTTGCTGGCAAGGCGATTATTTGACAGCCGCACTGCCTTCATCAGCGCATCCATATTACCCGGTCTGTACCTGCACGCCCAGATTTCGCGTTGGGCCATCACCGACATGACGGTAGCCTTGTTCATCCTGACCTCTCTGTACTGTTTCATCAGAGCCGTCGATACGGAAAAAATACATGCGGGATGGATTTACGGCTTCTATATTTTTATCGGCCTCGGCTTCATGACGAAAGGGCCGCCCGCATTGCTGATTCCCGCCGCCACGCTGGCGACTTTTTTTGCTTTGCGACGGGACGCCTCTTTACTGAAACCCTTGCGCATCTTTCAGGGCCTGACGCTGGTCATCGCCATGAATCTACCCTGGTTTACCACGATGTTTCTGCTTCACGGCGACGAATTCAGCGACCATATTCTCGGCGCTGAAATCAGGGATCGGGTCATGCACGACCTGCCCTTCAGCTTTTATTATTTTGGCGTGCTGTTTCGCTACCACCTTCCCTGGTCTCTGTTCACGCTCGCCGCGCTGATCTTCTGGTTCACGCCGCAAACGGAGACCGACCCATCAACGCTGAAAGATTCTTTATTTCTGCGGATCAAAAACCGGGCGGGCGGCTTGCTGGAAGACTCCAACAAATCCCTGTTGTTTTGCCTGGCATGGGTTGTCGCGCCGACGCTGATCTTCACTCTGTTTCGCATTGAACACAGCCGCTATCTCCTGCCTCTGTCTCCTGCGCTGGCGATGATCACCGGCTATTTTCTCTGCCAACTTGCCGACAGCAAACAAATATCCAACGCTTACTTCAAATACCCCTTCGTTGCGACGCTCGGGATTTACATGATCCTGGCGTTTGCCGGCGGCGTCGCGCTTTGGACGATCCAGCCTCTTTTTGAAGTCCCTCTATCCGTGATATTCATGCCGCTCTGCCTCGGACTTGGCTCGCTCGTCCTGTGGCGCATGCACCGTAAAGGAGAACGTTTTCGGCTGGTTCTTTCGCTCGCCTTCCTGCAAATCATTTTCCTGGGCCTGCTCAACGGCGCCGCGCACCCCTTCCTCGACCGTTATCCCATGAAACATTTTTCAGAGATCATCCGCGCACAGGGAAATGGCGATGAAAAAATCACCGCTTATCAACTGGGGAGCCACCGCGCTCGTCTCGGAATCATGACCGGGCAGATGGCAATCAACGTTGAAGACGTTCAAGAAATTGTAAACGTCGCCGCATCCCCACAACCTGGCTTCGTTGTCCTTCGGGAAGAAGACTGGAACACGCATTTCCAATCGCTCCCCTTGAAAATCATCGCGCGAGATACCGGCTGGAAAAAAGGAGGAAAAAAGGGGCCTTTGATCAAAGCCATCTGGCAAGAGGGAATTCTTTCCCAGAAAGACAATTTGCTTGAAACCTATTTCCTGCTCGGCCTCAAATAG